The following are from one region of the Etheostoma spectabile isolate EspeVRDwgs_2016 chromosome 2, UIUC_Espe_1.0, whole genome shotgun sequence genome:
- the fbxo10 gene encoding F-box only protein 10 isoform X1: MEVGSLPVELWRVILAYLPLPDLGRCCQVCRAWRELILSLDNTRWRQLCLGCPECRHPNWPSQPHQEPPSWREALKQHALSTRTWTQNGPELQSSACLIFFRRRKDRRVWHVGPGCEFETLRGALGVVGPYDRVVLHPGVYEEQAEVALKVPVELVGLGQLGEVALLVCMEQQCPTARLCNLVFMPPWFSTVVYKTSWGHVQLDNCNFEGAQLQIRGPGTCQARFCSFSQGSSAHLLGVVLSLLDSCDFSGSDTASVTIEGPSVSERNWACKHLAALARTFPSCGASGNNSPPRGPLAGSTGGHQPLGDVKKEPVSIDNWQRRTGVDAVCQGTVIEEGWSDGDHSDGEEENQDRGGTNTKNPLILDYKIPCDHHGLSHLLKPQPDGSLPLASSPDPPSLTPEPLTLQQELDRDPEAQMLAASTLGCILRRCLFREGKGGVHLSNYGQARLEGNVFRGLNYAVRCIQNSTIVMLRNEVRECRASGVFLRLSAQGLIAENNIHSNGEAGLDIRKGANPIIVCNQIHSGLRSGVVVLGNGKGSIRSNQIYNNKEAGVYILFSGNPVVSGNHIFQGQAAGIAINENGRGMITENVIKENQWGGVDIRRGGDPILRNNYICYGYSDGVVVGERGRGLIEGNHVYCNKGCGVWVMSSSLPQLLGNYITHNCMYGLAVFCRKDPENVEARGGNWPGQDGIGGEAGSGERRGVEGEGREGQDNLNEEGELFAWESDLDSEDERHSARRSISVALVESNCMSYNGAVGLYVKSSEPLNVFANLVNSNRGTGIAVLQSSQLTRLVTNCILENGRGGVTVEKDCRVELRGNGIYKNSGHGVSFSGNGQILENDVVGNRGHGIQVSGSADIKVMRNRVQPVQGFGVAVVGPVKGVVHDNPLFQGHPGNKKALLHIDPGNESCVLRNNNVLIHNSCTSAPPWVLENPPPRPLVSSPSGLSSSQYPSRLAISMTNRISATVESGCHNGSMFCSIL; the protein is encoded by the exons ATGGAGGTGGGCAGCCTCCCAGTGGAGCTGTGGCGGGTTATCTTGGCTTATCTTCCGCTCCCCGACCTGGGCCGCTGCTGCCAGGTGTGCCGTGCCTGGCGGGAACTCATCCTCTCACTAGACAACACCCGCTGGAGACAGCTGTGCTTAGGCTGCCCTGAATGCCGACATCCCAACTGGCCCAGTCAGCCCCATCAGGAGCCCCCATCGTGGAGAGAGGCCCTGAAGCAGCATGCCCTGTCCACTCGCACATGGACTCAAAATGGGCCAGAGCTCCAGTCCTCTGCCTGCCTCATCTTTTTCCGTCGTCGAAAAGACCGCAGGGTTTGGCATGTGGGGCCTGGATGCGAGTTTGAGACCCTACGCGGGGCCCTCGGGGTGGTTGGGCCATATGACCGCGTAGTTCTCCATCCAGGGGTGTATGAGGAGCAGGCTGAAGTGGCACTGAAGGTGCCTGTGGAGCTGGTTGGGCTGGGCCAGTTGGGCGAGGTGGCCCTCCTGGTGTGTATGGAGCAGCAGTGCCCTACTGCCCGGCTGTGTAATCTGGTGTTCATGCCACCCTGGTTCTCCACTGTGGTCTACAAG ACATCATGGGGTCACGTCCAACTTGATAACTGCAACTTTGAGGGGGCTCAGTTGCAAATCCGCGGCCCAGGAACCTGCCAGGCTCGCTTCTGCTCCTTCTCACAAGGCAGCTCTGCCCACTTGCTGGGCGTTGTCCTCAGTCTGTTGGACAGCTGTGACTTCTCGGGAAGTGACACAGCTTCTGTGACTATTGAAGGTCCTTCAGTGTCAGAAAGGAACTGGGCTTGTAAACACTTGGCTGCCTTGGCCAGGACGTTCCCGTCATGTGGCGCATCTGGGAACAATAGCCCTCCCAGAGGCCCTCTGGCCGGCTCTACTGGTGGGCATCAACCTCTAGGTGATGTTAAAAAGGAGCCTGTGAGCATAGACAACTGGCAGAGGAGGACTGGGGTAGATGCAGTGTGTCAGGGTACAGTGATTGAAGAGGGCTGGAGTGATGGCGATCACAGcgatggagaggaggagaacCAAGATAGAGGAGGAACTAACACCAAAAACCCACTTATATTGGATTACAAAATTCCTTGTGACCATCATGGCCTATCCCATTTGCTCAAGCCCCAGCCAGATGGCTCTCTGCCACTGGCCTCCTCCCCAGATCCCCCATCTTTGACCCCTGAACCTCTTACCCTTCAGCAGGAACTAGACAGGGACCCAGAGGCTCAGATGTTGGCAGCCTCAACCCTTGGCTGTATCCTCCGACGTTGCCTCTTCAGGGAAGGGAAGGGTGGCGTGCATTTGTCTAATTACGGACAAGCTCGGCTGGAGGGCAATGTTTTCCGTGGGCTGAACTATGCTGTCCGCTGCATCCAGAACTCCACA ATAGTGATGCTGAGAAACGAGGTGCGTGAGTGCCGTGCATCAGGTGTGTTCCTGCGCCTCTCAGCTCAGGGCCTCATCGCAGAAAACAACATCCATTCCAATGGGGAGGCAGGGCTGGACATCCGAAAAGGGGCTAACCCCATCATTGTA TGCAACCAGATACATAGTGGTTTGCGTTCGGGGGTTGTTGTTCTTGGCAATGGAAAAGGTTCAATTCGGAGCAACCAGATCTATAACAACAAGGAAGCGGGCGTGTATATTCTCTTCAGCGGGAATCCTGTGGTCAG tGGGAATCACATCTTCCAGGGCCAGGCAGCAGGGATTGCTATAAATGAGAATGGCAGAGGGATGATAACAG AGAATGTAATCAAAGAGAACCAGTGGGGAGGGGTGGACATCCGCAGAGGAGGTGACCCCATTCTGAGGAACAACTACATCTGTTATGGCTACTCAGACGGTGTCGTGGTGGGAGAGAGAGGCCGCGGACTCATTGAGGGAAATCATGTCTACT gtaacaaaggctgtggtgtgtgggttATGTCGTCTAGCCTTCCGCAGCTGCTGGGAAACTACATCACCCATAACTGTATGTATGGGCTGGCAGTGTTCTGCAGGAAAGACCCAGAGAACGTTGAGGCCCGGGGCGGGAACTGGCCAGGGCAGGATGGGATTGGAGGAGAAGCAGGCAGCGGGGAAAGGAGGGGGGTAGAaggagaagggagagaaggGCAGGATAACTTGAATGAAGAGGGGGAACTGTTTGCATGGGAGAGTGATCTGGACAGTGAGGATGAGCGCCACTCTGCCCGTCGTTCCATCAGCGTGGCCCTGGTGGAGAGCAACTGCATGAGCTACAATGGAG CAGTTGGTCTGTACGTGAAGAGCAGCGAGCCCCTGAATGTCTTTGCTAATCTTGTGAACAGTAACCGTGGCACTGGCATAGCTGTGCTGCAGAGCAGTCAGCTGACCCGACTGGTTACAAACTGCATTCTTGAAAATGGTCGAGGTGGCGTTACGGTGGAAAAGGACTGCAGAGTGGAGCTTCGTGGTAACGGCATCTATAAAAACAGCGGCCATGGTGTCAGTTTCAGTGGTAACGGGCAGATTTTGGAGAATGATGTCGTTGGAAACCGTGGACATGGAATCCAGGTCTCTGGCAGCGCTGACATCAAG GTAATGCGCAACCGTGTCCAACCAGTACAGGGCTTTGGCGTTGCTGTGGTAGGGCCAGTAAAAGGTGTTGTCCATGACAATCCCTTGTTCCAGGGCCACCCTGGAAACAAAAAGGCCCTGCTACATATCGATCCTGGCAATGAAAGCTGTGTGTTGCGCAACAACAATGTTCTAATACATAACAG CTGTACATCTGCTCCTCCCTGGGTTTTGGAAAACCCTCCACCTCGTCCGCTGGTCAGCTCCCCTTCTGGCCTCTCTTCATCCCAATATCCTTCCAGACTTGCGATTTCCATGACGAACAGGATCAGCGCTACTGTAGAAAGTGGTTGCCACAACGGCAGCATGTTCTGCTCTATCCTGTGA
- the fbxo10 gene encoding F-box only protein 10 isoform X2, which yields MEVGSLPVELWRVILAYLPLPDLGRCCQVCRAWRELILSLDNTRWRQLCLGCPECRHPNWPSQPHQEPPSWREALKQHALSTRTWTQNGPELQSSACLIFFRRRKDRRVWHVGPGCEFETLRGALGVVGPYDRVVLHPGVYEEQAEVALKVPVELVGLGQLGEVALLVCMEQQCPTARLCNLVFMPPWFSTVVYKTSWGHVQLDNCNFEGAQLQIRGPGTCQARFCSFSQGSSAHLLGVVLSLLDSCDFSGSDTASVTIEGPSVSERNWACKHLAALARTFPSCGASGNNSPPRGPLAGSTGGHQPLGDVKKEPVSIDNWQRRTGVDAVCQGTVIEEGWSDGDHSDGEEENQDRGGTNTKNPLILDYKIPCDHHGLSHLLKPQPDGSLPLASSPDPPSLTPEPLTLQQELDRDPEAQMLAASTLGCILRRCLFREGKGGVHLSNYGQARLEGNVFRGLNYAVRCIQNSTIVMLRNEVRECRASGVFLRLSAQGLIAENNIHSNGEAGLDIRKGANPIIVCNQIHSGLRSGVVVLGNGKGSIRSNQIYNNKEAGVYILFSGNPVVSGNHIFQGQAAGIAINENGRGMITENVIKENQWGGVDIRRGGDPILRNNYICYGYSDGVVVGERGRGLIEGNHVYCNKGCGVWVMSSSLPQLLGNYITHNCMYGLAVFCRKDPENVEARGGNWPGQDGIGGEAGSGERRGVEGEGREGQDNLNEEGELFAWESDLDSEDERHSARRSISVALVESNCMSYNGVGLYVKSSEPLNVFANLVNSNRGTGIAVLQSSQLTRLVTNCILENGRGGVTVEKDCRVELRGNGIYKNSGHGVSFSGNGQILENDVVGNRGHGIQVSGSADIKVMRNRVQPVQGFGVAVVGPVKGVVHDNPLFQGHPGNKKALLHIDPGNESCVLRNNNVLIHNSCTSAPPWVLENPPPRPLVSSPSGLSSSQYPSRLAISMTNRISATVESGCHNGSMFCSIL from the exons ATGGAGGTGGGCAGCCTCCCAGTGGAGCTGTGGCGGGTTATCTTGGCTTATCTTCCGCTCCCCGACCTGGGCCGCTGCTGCCAGGTGTGCCGTGCCTGGCGGGAACTCATCCTCTCACTAGACAACACCCGCTGGAGACAGCTGTGCTTAGGCTGCCCTGAATGCCGACATCCCAACTGGCCCAGTCAGCCCCATCAGGAGCCCCCATCGTGGAGAGAGGCCCTGAAGCAGCATGCCCTGTCCACTCGCACATGGACTCAAAATGGGCCAGAGCTCCAGTCCTCTGCCTGCCTCATCTTTTTCCGTCGTCGAAAAGACCGCAGGGTTTGGCATGTGGGGCCTGGATGCGAGTTTGAGACCCTACGCGGGGCCCTCGGGGTGGTTGGGCCATATGACCGCGTAGTTCTCCATCCAGGGGTGTATGAGGAGCAGGCTGAAGTGGCACTGAAGGTGCCTGTGGAGCTGGTTGGGCTGGGCCAGTTGGGCGAGGTGGCCCTCCTGGTGTGTATGGAGCAGCAGTGCCCTACTGCCCGGCTGTGTAATCTGGTGTTCATGCCACCCTGGTTCTCCACTGTGGTCTACAAG ACATCATGGGGTCACGTCCAACTTGATAACTGCAACTTTGAGGGGGCTCAGTTGCAAATCCGCGGCCCAGGAACCTGCCAGGCTCGCTTCTGCTCCTTCTCACAAGGCAGCTCTGCCCACTTGCTGGGCGTTGTCCTCAGTCTGTTGGACAGCTGTGACTTCTCGGGAAGTGACACAGCTTCTGTGACTATTGAAGGTCCTTCAGTGTCAGAAAGGAACTGGGCTTGTAAACACTTGGCTGCCTTGGCCAGGACGTTCCCGTCATGTGGCGCATCTGGGAACAATAGCCCTCCCAGAGGCCCTCTGGCCGGCTCTACTGGTGGGCATCAACCTCTAGGTGATGTTAAAAAGGAGCCTGTGAGCATAGACAACTGGCAGAGGAGGACTGGGGTAGATGCAGTGTGTCAGGGTACAGTGATTGAAGAGGGCTGGAGTGATGGCGATCACAGcgatggagaggaggagaacCAAGATAGAGGAGGAACTAACACCAAAAACCCACTTATATTGGATTACAAAATTCCTTGTGACCATCATGGCCTATCCCATTTGCTCAAGCCCCAGCCAGATGGCTCTCTGCCACTGGCCTCCTCCCCAGATCCCCCATCTTTGACCCCTGAACCTCTTACCCTTCAGCAGGAACTAGACAGGGACCCAGAGGCTCAGATGTTGGCAGCCTCAACCCTTGGCTGTATCCTCCGACGTTGCCTCTTCAGGGAAGGGAAGGGTGGCGTGCATTTGTCTAATTACGGACAAGCTCGGCTGGAGGGCAATGTTTTCCGTGGGCTGAACTATGCTGTCCGCTGCATCCAGAACTCCACA ATAGTGATGCTGAGAAACGAGGTGCGTGAGTGCCGTGCATCAGGTGTGTTCCTGCGCCTCTCAGCTCAGGGCCTCATCGCAGAAAACAACATCCATTCCAATGGGGAGGCAGGGCTGGACATCCGAAAAGGGGCTAACCCCATCATTGTA TGCAACCAGATACATAGTGGTTTGCGTTCGGGGGTTGTTGTTCTTGGCAATGGAAAAGGTTCAATTCGGAGCAACCAGATCTATAACAACAAGGAAGCGGGCGTGTATATTCTCTTCAGCGGGAATCCTGTGGTCAG tGGGAATCACATCTTCCAGGGCCAGGCAGCAGGGATTGCTATAAATGAGAATGGCAGAGGGATGATAACAG AGAATGTAATCAAAGAGAACCAGTGGGGAGGGGTGGACATCCGCAGAGGAGGTGACCCCATTCTGAGGAACAACTACATCTGTTATGGCTACTCAGACGGTGTCGTGGTGGGAGAGAGAGGCCGCGGACTCATTGAGGGAAATCATGTCTACT gtaacaaaggctgtggtgtgtgggttATGTCGTCTAGCCTTCCGCAGCTGCTGGGAAACTACATCACCCATAACTGTATGTATGGGCTGGCAGTGTTCTGCAGGAAAGACCCAGAGAACGTTGAGGCCCGGGGCGGGAACTGGCCAGGGCAGGATGGGATTGGAGGAGAAGCAGGCAGCGGGGAAAGGAGGGGGGTAGAaggagaagggagagaaggGCAGGATAACTTGAATGAAGAGGGGGAACTGTTTGCATGGGAGAGTGATCTGGACAGTGAGGATGAGCGCCACTCTGCCCGTCGTTCCATCAGCGTGGCCCTGGTGGAGAGCAACTGCATGAGCTACAATGGAG TTGGTCTGTACGTGAAGAGCAGCGAGCCCCTGAATGTCTTTGCTAATCTTGTGAACAGTAACCGTGGCACTGGCATAGCTGTGCTGCAGAGCAGTCAGCTGACCCGACTGGTTACAAACTGCATTCTTGAAAATGGTCGAGGTGGCGTTACGGTGGAAAAGGACTGCAGAGTGGAGCTTCGTGGTAACGGCATCTATAAAAACAGCGGCCATGGTGTCAGTTTCAGTGGTAACGGGCAGATTTTGGAGAATGATGTCGTTGGAAACCGTGGACATGGAATCCAGGTCTCTGGCAGCGCTGACATCAAG GTAATGCGCAACCGTGTCCAACCAGTACAGGGCTTTGGCGTTGCTGTGGTAGGGCCAGTAAAAGGTGTTGTCCATGACAATCCCTTGTTCCAGGGCCACCCTGGAAACAAAAAGGCCCTGCTACATATCGATCCTGGCAATGAAAGCTGTGTGTTGCGCAACAACAATGTTCTAATACATAACAG CTGTACATCTGCTCCTCCCTGGGTTTTGGAAAACCCTCCACCTCGTCCGCTGGTCAGCTCCCCTTCTGGCCTCTCTTCATCCCAATATCCTTCCAGACTTGCGATTTCCATGACGAACAGGATCAGCGCTACTGTAGAAAGTGGTTGCCACAACGGCAGCATGTTCTGCTCTATCCTGTGA